In Pseudophryne corroboree isolate aPseCor3 chromosome 7, aPseCor3.hap2, whole genome shotgun sequence, a single window of DNA contains:
- the LOC134944009 gene encoding slit homolog 1 protein-like produces the protein MHLPSLMLPSPAHLILPWLWSYLILVLPTLPALSSLSLCPSLCLCDAKSLFVNCSGTNLSTILIFPPLVTEFLDLSGCSLYVLPPLHNLWRLRTILLAQNAILEVGDGSWRGLQSLEILDLKGNKIGNLSSSFSLGLDSLTHLFLAHNLLHTIPKHSFQHLHSLEQMDLQGNLISKLQPGAFRSLTQVRRLQLQNNVLQSLRNDDFSVLQRLEFLDLSGNQIQDLPSGVLAPLHSLILLNLQHNKLRHLRFQTLSGLPAPGTLLLLSYNPWECDCDLQRVFGKLASLQRISLQDGEDLRCADPPALRGKPLTSLDTRLCVAETVTVLVITLTVAVTVVGAIVTAERNRKKGPRCQGSGMCSQN, from the coding sequence ATGCATCTCCCTTCCCTGATGTTGCCATCACCTGCCCATCTCATCTTACCATGGCTGTGGTCCTACCTGATACTAGTCTTGCCCACTCTAccagctctctcctccctctcgcTTTGCCCATCTCTCTGCCTTTGTGACGCCAAGTCTCTCTTTGTAAACTGCTCAGGGACAAACCTGTCCACCATTCTGATCTTTCCTCCTCTGGTAACTGAGTTCTTGGACCTCTCCGGCTGCTCCTTGTATGTTCTCCCTCCCCTCCATAACCTCTGGAGGCTCCGCACTATACTCCTGGCACAGAATGCCATCTTGGAAGTGGGAGACGGATCTTGGAGGGGCTTGCAGAGCCTAGAAATCCTGGACCTGAAAGGGAACAAGATAGGAAATCTCAGCAGCAGTTTCTCTTTGGGTCTTGATTCCCTCACTCATCTTTTCCTTGCTCACAATCTGTTGCACACTATTCCAAAACACAGCTTCCAACACTTGCATAGTCTGGAACAGATGGACCTACAAGGAAACCTCATTTCCAAGTTGCAACCTGGAGCTtttaggtcccttacccaggtcCGCCGTCTCCAGCTGCAGAACAACGTGCTGCAAAGTCTGAGGAACGATGACTTTTCAGTGCTGCAAAGACTTGAGTTCCTGGACTTGTCGGGAAACCAGATCCAGGACCTGCCTTCTGGTGTCCTCGCACCTCTCCATTCCCTCATCTTACTCAATCTACAGCACAACAAACTGCGCCACCTGCGCTTCCAAACTCTGAGCGGCCTGCCAGCACCTGGGACGCTCCTCTTGCTGTCCTACAATCCCTGGGAATGTGACTGTGATCTGCAGCGTGTGTTTGGAAAGTTGGCCAGTTTGCAGAGAATCAGCCTACAAGATGGCGAAGACTTGCGTTGTGCAGACCCTCCTGCACTAAGGGGTAAGCCCCTTACCTCGCTGGACACTCGGCTCTGTGTAGCAGAAACAGTGACCGTGTTGGTGATCACACTGACTGTAGCCGTCACCGTGGTTGGGGCCATAGTAACTGCAGAAAGAAATCGCAAAAAGGGCCCCAGGTGCCAAGGAAGTGGGATGTGTTCCCAAAATTAA